The Penicillium digitatum chromosome 6, complete sequence genome contains the following window.
TTCTGACTCTTCCGACTCTGAGTCTTCTGAGTCTGAGTCcgaggccaagaaggcctCTTCCGACTCTGAGTCCGGTTCTGACTCTGACAGCTCTGACTCGGACTCTGACTCTGAGGAGACCCCTGTCTCCAAGAAGCGTAAGGCCGATGAGGAGCCTGCTGCCACTGCCAAGAAGTCCAAGACCGAGGAGGTTCCCGAGGGTGCTGTCGCCAACCTGTTCATTGGTAACCTGTCTTGGAACGTTGATGAGGAGTGGGTCCAGCGTGAGTTCTCCGAGTTCGGTGAGCTTTCCGGTGTCCGCATTGTTACCGACCGCGAGACTGGTCGCTCCCGTGGATTCGGCTATGTTGAGTACAACAGCGCCGCCGATGCCGCTAAGGCCATGGAGGCCAAGAAGGGTACTGATCTTGATGGTCGCACTATCAACCTCGACTACGCCGCTCCTCGCCAGGCCAACACTCAGGGTGCCGACCGCTCCCAGGACCGTGCTCGCTCCTACGGTGACCAGACGAGCCCCGAGAGCGACACTCTCTTCGTTGGCAACCTTCCCTTCAGCGCTACTGAGGACGCTCTCCACGAAGTCTTCGGTGCCCAGGGCTCCGTTCTCGGAATCCGTCTTCCCACTGAGCAGGAGACTGGCCGCCCCAAGGGTTTCGGTTACGTTCAGTTCTCTTCCATCGATGAGGCCAAGGCTGCCCACGCTGCTCTCAACGGCCACGAGCTCGAGGGCCGTGCTATCCGACTTGACTTCTCTACTCCCCGTCCTGCTGGCGGTGACCGTGGTGGCTTTGGCGGCCGTGGTGGCGGTCGCggtggtggccgtggtggcttCGGCGGTCGCGGCGGCGGTGGCTTCGGTGGACGCGGTGGTGGTCGCGGcggtggccgtggtggcttCGGCGACCGTGGCGGTCGTGGTGGTGCCCTCaacaagggcaagggcagcaTCCCTGAGTACAAGGGTACCAAGGTTACCTTCTAAACTTGAGgttctttcttgcatacgtTTGCTTTCCGCAACATATTGGTGTCCATGGGTCTCATGTTTTCTTTGAGAGGAAAAAAGTTCGTGTTTAATTATGTGTAATATGATCTTAGCTAGCTCCAGGTATCTTCAATTGATACGCCATTTCATTTTTCATTTTAATCAACTTAGCCTCCTTTTTTTCCGTCTTGCGTTACCATCGGGGGTATACTGCCGTCAGGTGCCGCCTTTTCCGCTATGTTCTTTGTTTTGCCTACCAAGTATGGTTCATTGATGTTTTGATCGAACTGTTGATGAAATAGAAAATCTCTACAGAACCTTCTAAAGTCCCAAGATTCTACAATACTATCCGAATCTCCATTCACCGACAACCCCTCGCATCGTCTTTTGCTCTTTGCCTCGTCACGGGCTGCAAATCTGCTCGGTCTGCTGATCACCTCATTACTTCGATTGTTTCCACCGGGAGGATCTATTTCATTCTTCTTTTATCACTCCTCGCTTCTGTCCCGCGATCTTATTCCGACCATACAAATTTCTTTCAACTCCTTTCAACTCCTGATTCTTGTGAGGAAAGAGAACGAACCCCCTCGTGCATCAGTGCATCAGTGATCGTCGACTCCACATTTGATAAGATAATCTCACCCCACCCACGTTGACCGCTCTATTGTGCTCCAGTGGCCTGATCCGCTCTCTTCTATTTTTCCACTCACATACCCCTTCTCCTCATATTCTTGCAATTTTTTGGCTATGCAACCAAATCGCTGCGACCTGCTGGGTAGTGTGCGTGAGCCTAGAGCCGCCGCAAGTCGGATGACGCGCGACGGTCATCAGTTGCTTCGAGATAACGGTCAG
Protein-coding sequences here:
- a CDS encoding Nucleolin protein Nsr1, putative; this translates as MSKTSTKVAGKASKASKALNKVKDAGVTKASQSPAAKSKAVASKVVAKEKASKKNKKKEPTPSSSESESESDEDMKDASSSSESESESEEEKPAPKKTEKKVAAKAESSDSSDSDSDSSESEEEKPAPKKTEKKVAAKAESSDSSDSESSESESEAKKASSDSESGSDSDSSDSDSDSEETPVSKKRKADEEPAATAKKSKTEEVPEGAVANLFIGNLSWNVDEEWVQREFSEFGELSGVRIVTDRETGRSRGFGYVEYNSAADAAKAMEAKKGTDLDGRTINLDYAAPRQANTQGADRSQDRARSYGDQTSPESDTLFVGNLPFSATEDALHEVFGAQGSVLGIRLPTEQETGRPKGFGYVQFSSIDEAKAAHAALNGHELEGRAIRLDFSTPRPAGGDRGGFGGRGGGRGGGRGGFGGRGGGGFGGRGGGRGGGRGGFGDRGGRGGALNKGKGSIPEYKGTKVTF